One window of the Myxococcus virescens genome contains the following:
- a CDS encoding type I polyketide synthase, producing the protein MQARLDAVERARTEPIAVIGMGCRFPGGAVDGPSYWRILRDGVDALREVPESRWDVQGYFDATRGMPGKMYGTRGGFLDDVEHFDAEFFGIAPREAASLDPQQRIALEVAWEALENAGVAPGQLMGSRTGVFMGVMSSDYMARLLKEDDATRFDGYMATGNGYSFVPGRISYVLGLQGPCMPVDTACSSSLVSLHLACESLRRGESNLALAGGVNLILSPETTICLCSMQALASDGRCKTFDAAADGYVRGEGCGILVLKRLSDAQRDGDDILALIRGSAVNHDGASGGLTVPNGPSQQAVVSKALENARVPPALVGYIEAHGTGTPLGDPIELRALGAVLGKGRPEDRPFFIGSVKTNIGHLEPAAGIAGVIKTILSLQHREIPPHLHFHTPNPHVEWDRIPARVPVERIPWPAHEGRRIAGVSSFGLSGINAHVVLEEAPAPAATPAASEVDTAQLVVLSAKTAPALADLARTWSSFLKREDVGALADLSYTAALCRTHHDHRLALAAKSPQELVAQLDAFAAGESHPGLSVGRRSNSQKVVFVFPGQGSQWLGMGRQLYAQDTTFREAIDRCHDALGRYTDWSLRELLTNPGQQPRWNDIDVIQPTLFALQVSLAAVWRSLGLEPHAVVGHSMGEVAAAHVAGALSLDDAARIICERSKLLRRVSGQGAMAVVDLSREQAEAEIRGAEDRIAIAVSNGPKATVLSGDPAALKEVLERLEKREVFCRWVKVDVASHSPQMDPLRQDLLERMAGIRPTGSTVPLYSTVTGAPIDGRELSAAYWVRNLRQPVLFADAVQRLILDGNVLFIELSPHPILVPFVDAMLREGDASGRGLVVPSLLREQEEWPSLLASLGALATRVDRVDWLRLHPDKRRRVALPAYPWQRERHWLELRPTRAARGRFVRSGGHPLLGTSFTTSVQQETRFWESTLSASEPPFLADHRVAGSVVVPGAAYLEMALSAAHAMSGGTAHELVDTSFKEGLLLPEGQERTVQLALHGEQGCTLTFQLSSQTAEAAGWMTHVVGRLRLLDAGQAGLASESLEAIRERCPDVVTQAAHYETLARNGVAYGPAFQGVQQVWRGRGEALGHLRLPESLVARASAYRIHPALLDACFQLVSAAVPPEDVPQDAGPAVPVALENLRLHAPPPTEGFCHVRMRTPEGTRRGVYEFDLVLRDASGTLLLEALGLRVQQLDAPVADAEGRDLYFAQAWRHVPSVEQLPAQGTEAGGRWLLITDGNELADTVESQLRARQGEVTRIDLGGSKPGRRTVDASSPMAFDEVLAETFGKGAAARGVIHLTGLDSGDVDPLMGCGGVLHLVQGLSRMGLSSPPRLWMVTKGVHHGSDSRSASDVVQAPLWGLGRTLAQEHAELKCTRVDVSAVMSTEDATGALVRELLVADAEEEISLRPDGRHVGRIVRGTPGRASHEAIVPAEGQSFRVERDAQGRQEYWSAARRPPGPGEVELEVEVAARPGLGGASSPERWDEGGATACSGRIVAVGEGVKDVTVGEERIALVTSGLGSHLCVPVGHTAPRPPSSSHEEAAAMAATVLPVWYGLFHLGRLEKRDRVWVLGASSGLGRTAIQLARRMGAEVFAEATTDEQRASLRELGAAHVVDPTDASFATGLLDATGGRGLDLAVIAPGAVGLEPSLAVLAEGARVIDLRGTSEAPSAGDANVAWCVVDVHTFARRKPDRFARLWREVKDASEAGGLPSIVKEVSTLTLKHPGARVVVPATGARRLRVDGTYLVTGGLGGLGFAVAKWMVEQGARHLVLLGRDASLTPAQQADVATLEAAGARVRVMAADVSDRAQLARVLAESAKGGAPLRGVIHAAGVLDDGVLLQQTVERFRRVMAPKVLGGWNLHVLTRDLPLDFFVLYSSAASLFGAPGQGNYVAANAFLDALAHHRRGLGLPGLSINWGPFSEVGLAAAQSNRGERLAQRGSDSLTPAEGNAILGRLLDGDVTQMAVMPLDLRKWVEFYPRAKSSHWLSELVPASAGEGAQAARDVALLEALRTATPRDARVALEKFVREQLGRVLRLDSARIDAEAPLQGFGLDSLMGLELRNRLASGLGLSLPASLVWKHPTLDALCAHLQSEVMDRALAETLAIQAEAVATNDNEVFVL; encoded by the coding sequence ATGCAAGCCCGCCTCGATGCGGTGGAACGCGCCCGGACCGAGCCCATCGCCGTCATCGGCATGGGTTGCCGTTTCCCCGGTGGCGCCGTCGATGGACCGTCTTACTGGCGGATCCTTCGAGACGGCGTGGATGCGCTGCGCGAGGTGCCCGAGTCCCGCTGGGACGTGCAGGGCTACTTCGACGCGACGCGCGGGATGCCGGGGAAGATGTACGGCACCCGCGGTGGCTTCCTCGATGACGTGGAGCACTTCGACGCTGAGTTCTTCGGCATCGCGCCGCGCGAAGCGGCGAGCCTGGACCCGCAGCAGCGCATCGCCCTGGAAGTGGCGTGGGAGGCCCTGGAGAACGCGGGCGTGGCGCCGGGTCAGCTCATGGGCAGCAGGACGGGCGTCTTCATGGGCGTGATGTCCAGCGACTACATGGCGCGCCTGCTCAAGGAAGACGACGCGACCCGCTTCGACGGGTACATGGCGACGGGCAACGGCTACAGCTTCGTCCCGGGGCGAATCTCCTACGTGCTGGGCCTGCAGGGGCCGTGCATGCCGGTCGACACGGCGTGCTCGTCGTCCCTGGTGTCGCTCCACCTGGCCTGCGAGAGCCTCCGGCGCGGCGAGTCCAACCTCGCGCTCGCGGGCGGCGTCAATCTCATCCTGTCCCCTGAGACGACGATTTGCCTTTGCAGCATGCAGGCGCTCGCGAGCGACGGCCGCTGCAAGACCTTCGATGCGGCGGCCGACGGGTACGTGCGCGGGGAGGGCTGCGGCATCCTCGTGCTCAAGCGCCTGTCGGACGCGCAGCGCGATGGCGACGACATCCTCGCGTTGATTCGTGGCTCCGCCGTCAATCATGACGGGGCCAGCGGCGGACTGACGGTGCCCAACGGACCGTCGCAGCAAGCCGTCGTGTCGAAGGCGCTGGAGAACGCGCGCGTGCCGCCGGCCCTCGTGGGCTACATCGAAGCCCACGGCACGGGCACGCCGCTGGGCGACCCCATTGAACTCCGGGCACTGGGGGCGGTGCTGGGCAAGGGACGTCCGGAGGACCGGCCTTTCTTCATCGGCTCGGTGAAGACGAACATCGGCCACCTGGAGCCGGCGGCCGGAATCGCCGGCGTCATCAAGACGATTTTGTCGCTCCAGCACCGGGAGATACCGCCGCACCTGCACTTCCACACGCCCAATCCCCACGTGGAATGGGACCGCATCCCCGCGCGTGTCCCCGTCGAGCGAATCCCCTGGCCGGCCCACGAGGGACGGCGCATCGCGGGGGTGAGCTCCTTCGGGCTGAGTGGCATCAACGCGCACGTGGTGCTGGAGGAAGCCCCCGCGCCCGCGGCCACGCCCGCCGCTTCCGAGGTCGATACCGCGCAGCTCGTCGTCCTGTCCGCCAAGACGGCGCCAGCGCTGGCCGACCTGGCCCGGACGTGGAGCTCGTTCCTGAAGCGCGAGGACGTGGGAGCGCTCGCGGACCTCAGCTACACGGCGGCCCTGTGCCGCACGCACCATGACCACCGGCTCGCGCTCGCGGCGAAGTCCCCCCAGGAACTGGTCGCGCAGCTCGACGCGTTTGCCGCCGGAGAGAGCCACCCCGGTCTGTCCGTGGGGCGCCGGAGCAACAGCCAGAAGGTGGTCTTCGTGTTCCCCGGCCAGGGCTCGCAGTGGCTCGGCATGGGACGGCAGCTGTACGCCCAGGACACGACCTTCCGTGAGGCCATCGACCGGTGCCACGATGCACTGGGCCGCTACACGGACTGGTCGCTGCGCGAGCTGTTGACGAACCCCGGTCAGCAGCCGCGCTGGAATGACATCGACGTCATCCAACCGACGCTGTTCGCCTTGCAGGTGTCGCTCGCGGCGGTGTGGCGCTCACTGGGCCTGGAGCCGCACGCGGTGGTGGGGCACAGCATGGGCGAGGTCGCCGCGGCCCACGTCGCGGGGGCGCTGTCGCTGGACGACGCCGCGCGCATCATCTGTGAGCGCAGCAAGTTGCTCCGGCGGGTCAGCGGTCAGGGCGCCATGGCGGTGGTGGACCTCTCGCGCGAACAGGCCGAGGCGGAGATTCGGGGCGCGGAGGACCGGATCGCCATCGCCGTCAGCAACGGCCCGAAGGCCACGGTGCTCTCCGGAGACCCGGCGGCGCTGAAGGAGGTGTTGGAGCGCCTGGAGAAGCGCGAGGTCTTCTGCCGTTGGGTCAAGGTGGACGTGGCATCCCACAGCCCACAGATGGACCCGCTTCGGCAGGACCTGCTGGAGCGGATGGCTGGCATCCGTCCGACGGGGAGCACGGTGCCGCTCTACTCGACGGTGACGGGCGCCCCCATCGACGGCCGGGAGCTGAGCGCCGCGTATTGGGTGCGCAACCTGCGGCAGCCCGTGCTGTTCGCGGACGCGGTGCAGCGTCTCATCCTGGACGGGAACGTCCTGTTCATCGAGCTGAGCCCACATCCCATCCTGGTGCCCTTCGTGGACGCGATGCTGCGGGAAGGCGACGCCTCCGGCCGAGGCCTGGTCGTCCCGAGCCTCCTCCGGGAACAGGAGGAGTGGCCGTCACTGCTCGCGTCACTGGGCGCGCTGGCCACCCGCGTGGACCGCGTGGACTGGCTCCGGCTGCATCCGGACAAGCGGCGGCGAGTCGCACTGCCGGCGTATCCCTGGCAGCGGGAACGGCACTGGCTGGAGCTGAGGCCCACGCGTGCAGCGCGAGGCCGCTTCGTGCGCTCGGGGGGCCATCCGCTCCTGGGCACTTCGTTCACGACCTCCGTGCAGCAGGAGACCCGCTTCTGGGAATCCACACTGAGCGCGAGCGAGCCCCCGTTCCTCGCGGACCATCGCGTGGCGGGCTCGGTGGTGGTGCCGGGCGCGGCCTATCTGGAGATGGCGCTGTCCGCGGCGCATGCGATGTCAGGAGGCACCGCGCACGAGCTGGTCGACACCTCCTTCAAGGAGGGGCTGCTCCTGCCCGAGGGCCAGGAGCGCACCGTCCAACTGGCGCTGCACGGCGAGCAGGGTTGCACCCTCACGTTTCAGCTTTCGAGCCAGACGGCGGAAGCGGCGGGGTGGATGACGCACGTCGTGGGCAGGCTCCGCCTCTTGGATGCAGGGCAGGCGGGGCTTGCGTCCGAATCGTTGGAGGCCATCCGCGAGCGCTGCCCCGACGTCGTGACCCAGGCAGCGCATTACGAGACGCTGGCACGCAACGGCGTAGCCTACGGGCCCGCGTTCCAGGGCGTGCAGCAGGTCTGGCGAGGACGAGGGGAGGCGCTCGGCCATCTCCGCCTCCCGGAGTCATTGGTCGCGCGGGCCTCGGCGTATCGAATCCATCCCGCGTTGCTCGACGCCTGCTTCCAGTTGGTGTCCGCCGCGGTGCCTCCGGAGGACGTGCCGCAGGACGCGGGGCCCGCCGTCCCGGTAGCACTCGAGAACCTGCGGCTTCACGCACCGCCCCCAACGGAGGGCTTCTGCCACGTCCGGATGCGGACACCCGAGGGCACACGCCGGGGCGTCTACGAGTTCGACCTCGTGCTGCGCGATGCGTCCGGCACGCTGTTGCTGGAGGCGCTGGGGCTGCGGGTTCAGCAATTGGATGCTCCCGTGGCGGATGCGGAGGGCAGGGACCTTTATTTCGCCCAGGCGTGGCGCCATGTCCCCTCCGTCGAGCAGCTCCCCGCACAGGGCACCGAGGCAGGCGGACGTTGGTTGCTCATCACGGATGGCAACGAGCTGGCGGATACGGTGGAGTCACAGCTCCGCGCGCGCCAGGGCGAAGTCACCCGTATCGACCTGGGTGGCTCCAAGCCGGGCCGCCGCACCGTGGACGCGTCGTCGCCGATGGCCTTCGATGAGGTGCTGGCGGAGACGTTCGGCAAGGGGGCCGCTGCGCGCGGCGTGATTCACCTGACGGGCCTGGATTCGGGCGACGTGGACCCGTTGATGGGCTGCGGCGGCGTGCTGCACCTCGTGCAGGGGCTCTCCCGGATGGGCCTGTCGAGTCCGCCACGTCTGTGGATGGTCACGAAGGGGGTCCACCATGGTTCGGACAGCCGCTCCGCTTCGGACGTCGTGCAGGCGCCGTTGTGGGGCCTGGGGCGCACGCTCGCGCAGGAGCACGCCGAGCTGAAGTGCACACGGGTGGACGTGTCCGCGGTCATGAGCACCGAGGACGCCACCGGCGCGCTGGTGCGCGAGCTGCTCGTGGCGGATGCGGAGGAGGAAATCTCCCTCCGGCCGGATGGGCGACATGTCGGCCGCATCGTTCGTGGCACACCCGGCAGGGCCTCCCATGAGGCCATCGTCCCCGCCGAGGGCCAATCCTTCCGAGTCGAGCGTGATGCTCAGGGGCGCCAGGAGTACTGGTCCGCGGCCCGCCGTCCGCCGGGGCCTGGAGAGGTCGAACTCGAAGTCGAAGTGGCGGCGCGTCCGGGGCTCGGCGGGGCGTCGAGCCCGGAGCGCTGGGACGAAGGGGGTGCCACCGCATGCAGTGGGCGCATCGTGGCGGTGGGAGAGGGTGTGAAGGACGTCACCGTGGGCGAGGAGCGCATCGCGCTCGTGACGTCGGGCCTCGGGTCACATCTGTGCGTGCCCGTTGGGCACACCGCGCCGCGTCCGCCCTCGTCGTCGCATGAAGAGGCCGCGGCGATGGCAGCGACTGTGCTGCCTGTCTGGTATGGCCTGTTCCACCTGGGACGCTTGGAGAAGCGAGACCGCGTATGGGTCCTGGGGGCTTCGAGCGGGCTCGGGCGAACGGCCATCCAGCTGGCACGGCGCATGGGGGCGGAGGTCTTCGCCGAAGCCACGACGGATGAGCAGCGAGCCTCCTTGCGGGAGCTCGGCGCCGCCCACGTCGTGGACCCCACGGACGCCTCATTCGCCACGGGGCTGCTGGATGCGACGGGAGGCCGAGGGCTGGACCTGGCCGTCATCGCGCCGGGCGCTGTCGGCCTTGAGCCGAGCCTCGCCGTGCTGGCGGAGGGGGCTCGCGTCATCGACCTGAGAGGGACGTCCGAAGCGCCTTCGGCCGGGGATGCGAACGTCGCGTGGTGCGTAGTCGACGTGCACACCTTCGCGCGCCGAAAGCCCGACCGGTTCGCCCGGCTGTGGCGCGAGGTGAAGGACGCCTCCGAGGCCGGGGGCCTGCCCTCCATCGTGAAGGAGGTGAGCACGCTCACCCTGAAACATCCCGGGGCACGCGTGGTGGTGCCCGCCACGGGGGCTCGGCGACTCCGCGTGGATGGGACGTACCTGGTGACGGGTGGCCTGGGAGGACTGGGCTTCGCGGTGGCGAAGTGGATGGTGGAGCAGGGCGCACGGCACCTCGTCCTCCTTGGGCGTGACGCCTCGTTGACGCCAGCGCAACAGGCGGACGTGGCCACGCTCGAAGCGGCGGGGGCGCGCGTGCGGGTGATGGCGGCGGATGTGTCCGACCGGGCTCAGCTGGCCCGGGTCCTCGCGGAGAGCGCCAAGGGTGGAGCACCGCTCCGAGGCGTCATCCACGCGGCGGGTGTGCTGGACGACGGCGTCCTGTTGCAGCAGACGGTGGAGCGCTTCCGCCGGGTGATGGCGCCCAAGGTCCTCGGGGGCTGGAACCTGCATGTCCTGACGCGCGACCTGCCGCTCGACTTCTTCGTGCTGTACTCGTCGGCGGCCTCCCTGTTCGGCGCTCCAGGGCAGGGAAACTACGTGGCGGCCAATGCCTTCCTCGACGCGCTGGCCCATCACCGCCGGGGCCTGGGGCTGCCGGGCTTGAGCATCAACTGGGGACCTTTCTCCGAGGTCGGTCTGGCCGCCGCGCAGTCCAACCGGGGAGAGCGCCTGGCTCAGCGGGGCTCCGACAGTCTGACGCCCGCGGAAGGCAACGCCATCCTGGGCCGGCTGTTGGATGGCGACGTGACGCAGATGGCGGTCATGCCGCTCGACCTCCGCAAGTGGGTGGAGTTCTATCCGCGAGCGAAGTCCTCGCATTGGTTGTCGGAGCTCGTCCCGGCCAGCGCGGGGGAGGGCGCGCAGGCCGCCCGGGATGTGGCGCTGCTTGAAGCCCTGCGGACGGCGACACCTCGGGATGCGCGGGTGGCGCTGGAGAAGTTCGTTCGCGAGCAGCTGGGCCGGGTGCTCCGGCTCGACTCCGCGCGCATCGACGCCGAAGCGCCGCTCCAAGGGTTCGGGCTCGACTCGCTGATGGGGCTCGAGCTGCGCAACCGGTTGGCGTCGGGACTGGGGCTGTCGCTCCCGGCGTCGCTGGTTTGGAAGCACCCGACGCTGGATGCGCTCTGTGCGCATCTCCAGAGTGAAGTCATGGATCGCGCCCTGGCCGAGACGCTCGCAATCCAGGCAGAGGCGGTCGCAACCAACGACAACGAGGTCTTCGTCCTATGA